A single region of the Pan troglodytes isolate AG18354 chromosome 18, NHGRI_mPanTro3-v2.0_pri, whole genome shotgun sequence genome encodes:
- the LOC743592 gene encoding apolipoprotein B receptor — MDFLRLYLPGLHQALRGALDSLGTFVSYLLGDAVPTVEREAQAAEELGAVAVGKTGKTVEEEAQEDLEGLRGSQNEGAGRLRGPGDDRRREVGSSAVEQTWGWGDGSSHGSQAERQDSGAGETAKAARCQEPSAHLEARKKSKAGSGACQDRSGQAQERQESHEQEVNREERLRSWEQEEEEEEVRAREPGMARGAESEWTWHGETEGKAGAVGPKAAGDNREMEQGVREADAGETEEPGAEGPGKGEEVVVVEKACESTRAWGTWSPGAEPEDWGILGREEARTTPGREEARAILDGEEARTISGGEEAETASGGEEAETASGGEEAGTALGGEEAGTASGGEEAGTASGGEEAGIASGGEAGTASGGEEAGTASGGDEAWTTSGREAGTASGGEEAGTALGGDKAWTTSGKEEADLLGVRQTEYGAVPGERLLEATGKVWVLEEEGDEEREAEVSPFPKQAQVLGTERTEEAAESQTAGREAVGGQEAGESFEGQVDLRGKEAEMRQDLEIRADRARMEELVQAEEAQEERGRGRDPVAELPSDGEAEGAADLEATPKARPEEELTGEESEVAQTSCGPLGVEWGGLTHSITKGQGPELMGGTQTPTKQPEEREAGEVELMGVLALSKEEQERSLEAGPRHTGSVKPEASEAFPGAWENRTRKDVERGNTQEVAADGEQREEEETAGGQTLAAEAEGGRESELSEVPEAGGEGLTTQDAGCGTEEGEASVSENQELDGSTGADAGPCPSLGEAYARETEDEEAEADRTSRRGWSLQAVAVGLPDREDAQTGSVAAGIMGGEVVPDISAAGAGEALEGALGQGWDSREKEEAAAGEHAGGQEFGLEGSAEEEVTGRGSQVEAFESREGGPWGGRVEAEESAGAEDSCGLDPAGSQTARAEGMGAMVEAGGLLEEWTLLEEEAVGWQEREQREDSEGRCGDYHPEGEAPRLLDAEGLMVTGGRRAEAKETEPESLEHVRGQEEQPTHQAPAEAAPESVGEAETAEAMGSARGGAANSWSEAPLPGSLLDVSVPRSRVHLSRSSSQRRSRPSFRRTPAWEQQEEPPAPNPPEEELSAPEQRPLQLEEPLEPSPLRHDGTPVPARRRPLGHGFGLAHPGMMQELQARLGRPKPQ, encoded by the exons atGGACTTCCTCCGGCTATACCTCCCTGGGCTGCACCAGGCCTTGAGGGGGGCACTG gATTCCCTCGGCACCTTTGTCTCCTACCTCCTGGGAGATGCAGTCCCCACTGTAGAGCGGGAGGCGCAGGCGGCTGAGGAACTGGGGGCGGTGGCGGTGGGAAAGACAGGGAAGACTGTAGAGGAGGAAGCCCAGGAGGACCTGGAGGGCCTTAGAGGCAGCCAAAACGAGGGGGCTGGAAGGCTGAGAGGGCCTGGAGATGACAGAAGACGTGAAGTGGGGAGCTCAGCTGTAGAACAGACCTGGGGCTGGGGAGATGGCAGCTCCCATGGGTCCCAAGCAGAGAGGCAGGACAGTGGGGCTGGGGAGACAGCCAAGGCTGCCAGGTGCCAGGAGCCAAGCGCCCACTTGGAGGCCAGAAAGAAATCCAAGGCAGGGTCTGGGGCTTGCCAAGACAGGAGCGGCCAAGCCCAGGAGAGGCAGGAGTCCCATGAGCAGGAAGTGAACAGAGAGGAGAGGCTGAGAAGCtgggaacaggaggaggaggaggaagaggtcagGGCAAGAGAGCCAGGGATGGCCAGAGGGGCGGAGTCAGAGTGGACCTGGCATGGGGAGACGGAGGGGAAGGCTGGTGCTGTTGGGCCAAAGGCGGCAGGGGACAACCGGGAGATGGAGCAGGGGGTCAGGGAGGCAGATGCAGGGGAAACTGAGGAGCCTGGGGCCGAAGGGCCTGGGAAAGGAGAAGAGGTGGTAGTGGTGGAGAAGGCCTGTGAAAGCACTAGGGCATGGGGGACGTGGAGCCCAGGGGCAGAGCCTGAGGACTGGGGAATCTTAGGCAGAGAGGAGGCCAGGACAACCCCAGGTAGGGAAGAGGCCAGGGCAATTTTAGATGGGGAGGAAGCCAGGACAATCTCAGGCggggaggaggctgagacagcctCAGGCGGGGAGGAGGCTGAAACAGCCTCAGGCGGGGAGGAGGCCGGGACAGCCttgggaggggaggaggctgggacagCCTCGGGAGGGGAGGAGGCCGGGACAGCCTCAGGAGGGGAGGAGGCCGGGATAGCCTCAggtggggaggctgggacagCCTCAGGAGGGGAGGAGGCCGGGACAGCCTCAGGAGGGGATGAGGCCTGGACGActtcaggcagggaggctgggacAGCCTCGGGAGGGGAGGAGGCCGGGACAGCCTTAGGAGGGGACAAGGCCTGGACGACCTCAGGCAAAGAGGAGGCTGACCTGCTGGGAGTCAGACAGACAGAATATGGAGCAGTCCCAGGAGAAAGGCTCCTAGAGGCCACTGGAAAAGTCTGGGTCCTAGAGGAGGAGGGGGATGAGgagagagaggctgaggtgagccctTTCCCCAAACAGGCCCAGGTCCTGGGCACTGAAAGAACAGAAGAGGCTGCTGAGAGCCAGACCGCAGGGAGGGAGGCTGtgggaggccaggaggcaggggaGAGCTTTGAGGGCCAGGTAGACCTGCGTGgtaaggaggctgagatgaggcaGGACTTGGAGATCAGGGCCGACCGGGCCAGGATGGAAGAGCTGGTACAGGCAGAGGAGGcccaggaggagagagggagaggcagggatCCAGTGGCTGAGCTGCCCTCAGATGGAGAGGCTGAAGGCGCTGCCGACTTGGAGGCAACTCCAAAGGCCAGGCCTGAGGAGGAGCTCACAGGGGAGGAGAGTGAGGTGGCCCAGACTAGCTGTGGCCCACTGGGGGTGGAATGGGGTGGCCTCACACACAGCATCACCAAAGGTCAGGGACCTGAGCTGATGGGGGGCACCCAGACCCCAACTAAGCAACCCGAGgaaagggaggcaggggaggtggAGCTCATGGGAGTTCTGGCCCTGAGCAAAGAGGAGCAGGAGAGGAGCCTGGAGGCAGGTCCCAGGCACACGGGGTCTGTAAAGCCTGAGGCCTCCGAGGCCTTCCCAGGAGCCTGGGAAAACCGCACGAGAAAGGACGTGGAGAGAGGAAATACTCAGGAGGTTGCGGCCGATGGCGAGcagcgggaggaggaggagactgcGGGAGGCCAGACCCTGGcggctgaggctgaaggaggcCGAGAGTCTGAACTATCAGAAGTCCCAGAGGCAGGCGGGGAGGGGCTGACAACCCAGGACGCGGGATGTGGAACTGAGGAGGGAGAGGCGTCTGTCTCAGAGAACCAGGAGCTGGACGGAAGCACAGGGGCAGACGCAGGGCCTTGCCCGTCACTGGGAGAGGCCTATGCCAGAGAAACTGAGGATGAAGAGGCGGAGGCTGACAGAACATCCAGAAGAGGCTGGAGCCTGCAAGCGGTGGCTGTGGGCCTCCCGGACCGTGAGGATGCACAGACTGGCTCTGTGGCTGCTGGGATTATGGGGGGTGAGGTGGTCCCAGACATCAGTGCTGCTGGCGCTGGTGAAGCTTTGGAAGGGGCGCTTGGGCAAGGCTGGGACtcgagagaaaaggaagaggcagCAGCAGGAGAGCATGCAGGTGGGCAAGAATTTGGTCTGGAGGGCTCAGCAGAGGAAGAGGTGACTGGCAGAGGCAGCCAAGTAGAGGCTTTTGAGTCCAGGGAGGGAGGACCTTGGGGAGGGCGGGTAGAGGCCGAGGAATCTGCAGGCGCAGAGGACAGCTGTGGGCTGGATCCCGCGGGCTCCCAGACAGCGAGGGCAGAGGGGATGGGAGCCATGGTGGAGGCTGGGGGGCTTCTAGAAGAGTGGACGCTGTTGGAAGAAGAGGCTGTtggatggcaggagagagaacagAGGGAAGACAGTGAGGGGCGGTGTGGGGACTACCACCCTGAGGGAGAGGCACCAAGGCTCCTTGATGCAGAGGGTCTCATGGTGACCGGGGGCCGGAGGGCAGAGGCCAAGGAGACTGAGCCAGAAAGCCTGGAACACGTCAGGGGCCAGGAGGAGCAGCCAACACACCAGGCCCCTGCAGAAGCTGCACCGGAGTCAGTCGGGGAAGCCGAGACGGCTGAGGCCATGGGCAGTGCCAGAGGAGGTGCTGCCAACAGCTGGAGCGAG GCCCCGCTCCCCGGGTCCCTCCTAGACGTCTCTGTCCCAAGGAGTCGCGTGCACCTCTCGAGAAGCTCCTCACAGCGTCGCTCCCGGCCCTCTTTTCGTCGGACTCCGGCCTGGGAGCAGCAGGAggagcccccagcccccaaccctcCTGAGGAGGAGCTGTCAGCTCCTGAGCAGAGACCCCTCCAGCTGGAGGAACCCCTGGAGCCAAGCCCTCTGAGGCATGATGGGACCCCGGTGCCAGCCAGGAGAAGGCCCCTGGGACACGG GTTTGGCCTCGCGCACCCTGGCATGATGCAGGAGCTGCAAGCCCGTCTGGGCCGGCCTAAGCCCCAGTGA